GAGCAGGCCCTGACGCAGCTCGGCGCTCTGCTCGACTCCGAGGCCTCGACCAACCCCATCAGCCCCCTGCCCGAGATCCGGCGGGAACTGCGCCAAACGCTGCAGTTCGCCAACTTCAGGGCGCAGGTGGAGCGTTACCTCGCCCTGCCCCCCAGCGGGGACCGGGTGAGCAGCTACGGCACGGTGAACAGCGCCGTGCAAAATGTGCTCAAAAACATCACGCAGGCGAGTTCGCTCGACCTCGGCGGGGGCCAGCACACCATGTACCTGTTGCAGCGCGCCGCGCTGGGTGACGGCCTGATGGGGCTGCGCAGCAACCTCGTGCAGGCCGAGCTGCTCAACGACCGCCTGCGCCGCGGCGCTCCCAACGCCAGCGCCGACCGCACCCGGCTTTCGGCGCTCGTGACCCATATGAGCACGGAGGTGGGGCAGACCCAGGAGGCGCTGAACGACGCCGTGCGGGAGCGCCCCGAACAGGCCCGGGCACTGAGCAGCGAGATGCAGCAGCTGAGCAACATGATGTCGCTGGTCCTGGGCAACCTGCGCGCCGCGGCGTCCGGCGCCGGGGGCAGCACCTCACAGGCCCTGATCGACCGCAACCTGCAGAAGATCGACCGGCTCTACGCCCAGACGAGCGCGGCCCTGTCGCAAGAAGGGAAAAACTTCCAGGACGAATACGTCCGCAAGGGGATCGTCAACGGCCTGATCACTTTGCTCATCACTGCTCTGGCGACCTGGTTGCTGGTCTACATCCTGCAGCGCATCGTGCGCCAGCTGCGGCAGCTGACCACCAACGCGCAGGCGCTCACCGACGGGAACCTCAACATTCACCTGCCGGTCACGACCTCCGACGAGCTCGGCGTCCTGACCAGCTCCTTCAACGAGGCGGCGGCGCAGTTGCGGACCAACGCCGAGCGCGTCGAGCAGGAACGTCTCGAATCCCAGCGCCTCCAAGACCACATCGGCCAGTTCCTCGACGTCACCATGGACATCGCCGAAGGTGACCTCACCAAGCGCGGCGTCGTCACCGAGGACATCCTCGGCAACGTCGTCGATTCCATCAACCTCATGACCGACGAACTCGCCACCACCCTGCAGCAGGTTCAGGCCGCCTCCGCCTCCGTCTCCGGAGGCTCAAAGCAAATGCTCGGCACCACCGAGGCCATCCAGCAGGGCGCGCAGCTCACCGCCGCCGAGGCCCAGCGGGTGGCCGAGCAGGTCAGCCAGATCACCGCCGGGATTCGCCAGATGGCGCACAACGCCCAGACCTCGGCGCAGACGGCGCGTGAGGCGCTGCTCGCCTCACAGCAGGGGCAAGAGGCGCTGCAAGAGACGTTGGGGGGGATGCAGAACATCCGGCGGGAAGTGCAGCAGGTGTCCAAGCGCATCAAGACATTGGGCGACCGCTCGCTCGAGATTCAGGAAATCGTCGATACCATCTCCCAGATCGCCGAACAGACCCACCTGCTTGCCGTGAACGCCTCCATCGAGGCGGCGGGCGCCGGGGAGGCCGGGGGCCGCTTCGGGATCGTCGCGGACTCGGTGCGCAAACTGGCGAACACTTCCGCGCAGGCAACCACCCGTATTGCGGGCCTGATCAAGAGCGTGCAGGCCGAGGTGCAGGACGTGATCGTGGAGGCCGAGGAAGGCACCCGTGAGGTGGAGCAGGGCTACCGCATCGCCGGCAGCGCCGGTCAGCGTCTCCAGGACATTGGTGAGCTCACCGAGCGCTCGGCGCAGCTTGCCGAAAGCATCGCGGCCTCGACCCAGGAGCAGGTGCAGAGCGTGGAGCGGGTGAACGCGGCGGTGCAGCAGATCGCCGAAGTGGCGCAGCGTTCGGAAAGCGCGGTGCAGCAGGGGCGCACAGCGGCGCAGCAACTCGAAGACCTCGCCCGGCAACTCGACACCAGTCTCGCCCGCTTCCGTCTGCCGGGCTAAGGCGCTCCTTTTCGCGTCTCCCCTCCTCTCCTTTCCCATACGGACTGCGCTCCATTCCAGCACAGGCAGAAAAGCGCCGCCTGCGCTTCCATACCGCGAAACCCGTCTTTTTCCTACTCGCATCCGCTCGGATTGAATCCGAAACAACAGGATTCACTCGGAATCCGTATCCCTTATTTCCGACCCTGCCAGGAGGCTGCCCATGACCTACGCTCCCGATCCCGCTGCCGCGCATCCGGCGGCCCCCGCACGGCGCGATCAGCCGTCTCCCTCCTCACGTTCCCCGCGCGCCGGTTTTCTCAGCCGCCTCAGCGTGGGCCAGAAGCTGCTGCTCAGCAGCCTGACCCTGGGCCTGCCGCTGCTCGGCACCGGCCTGGCGCTCGCCAACGGCGCCCGGCAACAACAGCAACTCGCCGTGCGGGCCGCCGAAACGACCCAGTACTACGACCAGTTGCTGAAAGTGCAGCGCGACCTGACCGCCCTGCGCGCAGCGAGCAATGTCCGGCCCAGCCCCGCCGTCTTGAATGAACTCGAACAGGCCGCGAACGGGCTGGCTGCGGCCCCCACCCTGACCCCGGAAAGCCGGACGGTCGCCACCGCCGTCGGTCAGCAGGTCATGTCGGTGGCCGAGCAGCTGCGCGAGCACAGGCTCAACCCGGCCCAGCTCGACCACCTGACGACCAACATTCTGTCCGGTGACCTGCGCGACCTGTTTCGTCGGCCCGCCCGCGACGGGGGGCTGCTGACCGGCGGGTCCTTCGAGTCGCAGGCGCTCGCCACCATGATTTCCGTACGCTTGCCCAGCGACTTTTTGAACCTCAACACGACGACGGGCGACCTGTCGCGCTTGCTGACCCAGGAGCGCGCCGCCCAGGGCAAAACCCTCAGCGCGGAGCAGCGACTTCAGGCCCAGCGGCTGCTGCTGCAAGGACAAAGCGAAAGCGGGGTGCTGGAGCGCGATATCGAGGAACTGTTCAGCAACGTGCCCCAGGCCGGCGTTGACCTGAGTCCGGCCCTGACTGCGGCCCTCAACACTTCCCGGCAGATGCTCGCCGCCGCCGAAGCGCAGCTGGGCCAGCCCCTTACCCCCCAGACGGTCAACACGCTGCGCCGCGCCGACGAAGCCCAGGTGGAGGCCCAGTACGCCGCGCTCCGGGCCATCAACGACAGCATGAGCCAGAGCTTCGGGCAGCTGCAACAGCAGGCCACCCGGCGCCTCGCCCTGCTGCTCGGCGGCCTGGCGCTGCTGCTCGCGCTGGTGCTGCTCGTCAACCGCGCCCTGCTGCGCTCGATTCTGCGCCCGCTGGAACAGCTTACCTCGGCGTCCAAGCAGCTCGCCAGCGGCAACCTCGCCGTCAAGCTGCCGGTGACCTCCAACGACGAGTTCGGCACCCTGGCGACGAGCTTCAACGAAGCCGCCACCCAGCTGCGCGCCAGCGCCGAGCGCACTGAGCAGGAGCGCGTGGAAGCCCAGCGGCTCCAGAACAACATCGGTCAGTTCCTCGACGTCACCATGGACATCGCTGAAGGCGACCTCACCAAGCGCGGCGTCGTCACCGAGGACATCCTCGGCAACGTCGTCGACTCCATCAACCTCATGACCGACGAACTCGCCGCCACCTTGCAGCAGGTTCAGGCCGCGTCCGCCTCCGTGTCCGGAGGCTCAAAGCAAATGCTCGGCACCACCGAAGCCATTCAGCAGGGCGCGCAGCTCACCGCCGCCGAGGCCCAGCGGGTGGCCGAGCAGGTCAGCCAGATCACCGCGACCATCCGTCAGATGGCGCAGAACGCCCAGACTTCTGCCCAGACGGCGCGTGAAGCGCTGCTCGCCTCGCAGCAGGGGCAAGAAGCGCTTCAGGAAACGCTGGGGGGGATGCAGAACATCCGGCGGGAAGTGCAGCAGGTGTCCAAGCGCATCAAGACATTGGGCGACCGCTCGCTCGAGATTCAGGAAATCGTCGATACCATCTCCCAGATCGCGCGGCGCACCAACCTGCTGGCGCTCAACGCCTCGGTGGAAGCGGCGGGCGCGGGCGACGCGGGCGGACGCTTCGGCGCCGTGGCCGATGAAATTCGTCAGCTCGCCACGACCTCAGCGCAGGCGACGACGCGCATCGCGGGGCTGATCAAGAGCGTGCAGGCCGAAGTGCAGGACGTGATCGTGGAAGCCGAAGAAGGCACCCGCGAAGTGGAGCAGGGCTACCGCATCGCCGGCAGCGCCGGGCAACGCCTACAGGACATCGGTGAACTGACGGAGCGCTCGGCGCAGCTCGCTGAAAGCATCGCGGCCTCGACCCAGGAGCAGGTGCAGAGCGTGGAGCGGGTGAACGCGGCGGTGCAGCAGATCGCCGAAGTGGCGCAGCGCTCGGAAAGCGCGGTGCAGCAAGGACGCAGCACGGCGCAGCAGCTCGAAGACCTCGCCCGTCAACTCGACACCAGCCTCGCCCGCTTCCGCCTGCCAGAGCCGGGCAGCGCGTAAGAAGCCTGCAACGAACAGAAAGGTAGCGTGATGGTTATGGCCCACAGCGAACTGCTTGAGAGCTTTAGAGAGGAGGCCGCCGAGGTCCTGAGCGGCCTGGAAGAGGGGGTCACCGGCCTGCGGACGCTGAGCGGGGCCGCCGGACACGCCCACGACACGCCGGAACTCGCCGCCCACCTGGGCGACCTGAGTGTGCTCGCCCACCGCCTGCGCGGGAGCGCCGCCCTGTACGGCTACGCGCAGCTCTCCACCCTGGCCTCGCTGCAAGAGCGGCTGCTCGACGCCCGCCCGCAACTCGACCGCGAGCAGCACCAGGAATTCCTGACCCTGCTCGAACAGGTCAACGCGGCGCTGCGCCAGGGCCTGAGCCGCTTGCAGGCCGGGGGCGACGACCACGACCTGGGGCTGCTCTTCGCCCGCTCGGGCGGGGCCACCACGTTGCAGCGTCTCCTCCAGCAGCGGCCCGACGCCTTCCAGATTCGGGCCTCGCGGCTGCACCATGCGCCGCCCAGTGATACTCCTTCCGAAACTGCTGAAGACGCCCCGGCGCCCCTCACGGTGGCCCAGGAAGTGCAGGCCTTCGTGCGCGACAACGCCGAGGTCTGGGAGTACTTCGCGCCCGAAGTGCACGAGCACCTCGCCAGCCTGCGCGAACAGCTCGGGCGCGGCGAGGACGCCGACCTCCAGGTGATGTTCCGCGCCGCCCACACCATCAAGGGCAGTGCGTACATGGTGGGCTTGCCGCCGCTGGGCGACTTCGCGCACGGTATGGAAGACCTGCTGGGCGCCGCCCGCGAGGGAGCGGTCAGCCTGAGCAGCGACGTGCGCGGCCTGCTCGCCGAGGCCACCGACACCATCGGCGACCTGCTGACGGTGGCCGCTGGCGCCGATGGCGCGGCGCTCCCCGCGCAACTCACCGCCGTCACCGCGCGGTGCGCTCGGCCCACAGCGGTGAGCAGACCCCGGTGCCGCCCATGTCGGCGGCGGCTCCGGTTGTGGCTCCTGTCCCGGCCCCTGCTCCCGCCGCCGCGACCAGCATCCGTGTGCCGGCGGCGCGCCTCGAAGGGCTGATGGACCAGCTCGGCGAACTCGTGACCGCCCGCGCCCGCATGACGCAGCTCCTGTCACGTCTCGACGAGTTGCAGGGCAGCATGACCGCCAGCCAGGAGCGGTTTCAGCGCACCGTGCGTGACTTCGAGGAGCGTTACCTCAACCCCGACATGGTGCGCGAGGAAGGCGCGGCCCCCACGACCCGCATGGGCGGCCTTGACCTTTCTCAGCAGTTCGCCGAGCTCGAATTCGACACCTACAACGACCTGAACATCCTTTCGCGCTCGATTACCGAGCTGTCCGCCGACTTCGCCGAAGTGCGCCGGCGCCTGAGCGACACCGCGGCCGAGCTGTCCGAGGAAAACGAGCAGCTCGGCAAACTCGTGCGCCGCCTGCGCCTCGACGTGAACCAGACCAGCCGCGTGGCCTTCTCGCA
The nucleotide sequence above comes from Deinococcus radiodurans R1 = ATCC 13939 = DSM 20539. Encoded proteins:
- a CDS encoding methyl-accepting chemotaxis protein; the protein is MLQNVPSTELAARPAPGRQAASGPSLPRAPRWIDRLSVAQKLGLAGALFFVPLVVNVTAAASTLMRIVQPVAGAEQIMPFVNATTDLQRALDDLTLAASAQTSPAAARQRAEQALTQLGALLDSEASTNPISPLPEIRRELRQTLQFANFRAQVERYLALPPSGDRVSSYGTVNSAVQNVLKNITQASSLDLGGGQHTMYLLQRAALGDGLMGLRSNLVQAELLNDRLRRGAPNASADRTRLSALVTHMSTEVGQTQEALNDAVRERPEQARALSSEMQQLSNMMSLVLGNLRAAASGAGGSTSQALIDRNLQKIDRLYAQTSAALSQEGKNFQDEYVRKGIVNGLITLLITALATWLLVYILQRIVRQLRQLTTNAQALTDGNLNIHLPVTTSDELGVLTSSFNEAAAQLRTNAERVEQERLESQRLQDHIGQFLDVTMDIAEGDLTKRGVVTEDILGNVVDSINLMTDELATTLQQVQAASASVSGGSKQMLGTTEAIQQGAQLTAAEAQRVAEQVSQITAGIRQMAHNAQTSAQTAREALLASQQGQEALQETLGGMQNIRREVQQVSKRIKTLGDRSLEIQEIVDTISQIAEQTHLLAVNASIEAAGAGEAGGRFGIVADSVRKLANTSAQATTRIAGLIKSVQAEVQDVIVEAEEGTREVEQGYRIAGSAGQRLQDIGELTERSAQLAESIAASTQEQVQSVERVNAAVQQIAEVAQRSESAVQQGRTAAQQLEDLARQLDTSLARFRLPG
- a CDS encoding methyl-accepting chemotaxis protein; protein product: MTYAPDPAAAHPAAPARRDQPSPSSRSPRAGFLSRLSVGQKLLLSSLTLGLPLLGTGLALANGARQQQQLAVRAAETTQYYDQLLKVQRDLTALRAASNVRPSPAVLNELEQAANGLAAAPTLTPESRTVATAVGQQVMSVAEQLREHRLNPAQLDHLTTNILSGDLRDLFRRPARDGGLLTGGSFESQALATMISVRLPSDFLNLNTTTGDLSRLLTQERAAQGKTLSAEQRLQAQRLLLQGQSESGVLERDIEELFSNVPQAGVDLSPALTAALNTSRQMLAAAEAQLGQPLTPQTVNTLRRADEAQVEAQYAALRAINDSMSQSFGQLQQQATRRLALLLGGLALLLALVLLVNRALLRSILRPLEQLTSASKQLASGNLAVKLPVTSNDEFGTLATSFNEAATQLRASAERTEQERVEAQRLQNNIGQFLDVTMDIAEGDLTKRGVVTEDILGNVVDSINLMTDELAATLQQVQAASASVSGGSKQMLGTTEAIQQGAQLTAAEAQRVAEQVSQITATIRQMAQNAQTSAQTAREALLASQQGQEALQETLGGMQNIRREVQQVSKRIKTLGDRSLEIQEIVDTISQIARRTNLLALNASVEAAGAGDAGGRFGAVADEIRQLATTSAQATTRIAGLIKSVQAEVQDVIVEAEEGTREVEQGYRIAGSAGQRLQDIGELTERSAQLAESIAASTQEQVQSVERVNAAVQQIAEVAQRSESAVQQGRSTAQQLEDLARQLDTSLARFRLPEPGSA
- a CDS encoding Hpt domain-containing protein, producing the protein MAHSELLESFREEAAEVLSGLEEGVTGLRTLSGAAGHAHDTPELAAHLGDLSVLAHRLRGSAALYGYAQLSTLASLQERLLDARPQLDREQHQEFLTLLEQVNAALRQGLSRLQAGGDDHDLGLLFARSGGATTLQRLLQQRPDAFQIRASRLHHAPPSDTPSETAEDAPAPLTVAQEVQAFVRDNAEVWEYFAPEVHEHLASLREQLGRGEDADLQVMFRAAHTIKGSAYMVGLPPLGDFAHGMEDLLGAAREGAVSLSSDVRGLLAEATDTIGDLLTVAAGADGAALPAQLTAVTARCARPTAVSRPRCRPCRRRLRLWLLSRPLLPPPRPASVCRRRASKG